In Deinococcus sedimenti, a single genomic region encodes these proteins:
- a CDS encoding BMP family ABC transporter substrate-binding protein, whose amino-acid sequence MKKALLAVLPLSLALLSTAASPAAQAQQTGKLKACFIYVGPVGDIGWSYAHDEARKKTEKALPWLETKYVESVPEGQATPVIDRLVKDNCKVIFTTSFGFMDQTLDAAKKYPNVIFAHASGFKRAPNMATYMADFYQIYYLNGMMAAAVSKSDKLGYVAAFPVPELKRHISAFALGARAVNPKATVSVKWINAWFDPNKAREAAEALISEGAGALAFTEDTATVVQTAAARKIPSFAHYSPMYKFAPDYVVSGQLVHWERIYIDFLTKVRTGTYTTKNLQKVDYWNLLRGGSVELGAQDGMAINPKWVPALKAKTITVAGKKTTVYDRVMALKTDMEKGGKFDPFTGPLKDRNGILRVPAGKVASIADLNNMAWVAQGVTGQVADEPKK is encoded by the coding sequence ATGAAGAAAGCACTCCTCGCTGTCCTGCCCCTGTCCCTGGCACTCCTGAGCACCGCCGCCAGCCCCGCCGCGCAGGCCCAGCAGACCGGCAAACTCAAGGCCTGCTTCATCTACGTCGGCCCGGTCGGCGACATCGGCTGGAGCTACGCCCACGACGAGGCCCGCAAGAAGACCGAGAAGGCCCTCCCCTGGCTGGAAACGAAGTACGTGGAAAGCGTGCCCGAAGGTCAGGCGACGCCCGTCATCGACCGTCTGGTCAAGGACAACTGCAAGGTGATCTTCACCACCTCCTTCGGGTTCATGGACCAGACGCTGGACGCCGCGAAGAAGTACCCGAACGTGATCTTCGCGCACGCCAGCGGCTTCAAACGCGCCCCGAACATGGCCACGTACATGGCGGACTTCTACCAGATCTACTACCTGAACGGCATGATGGCCGCCGCCGTCAGCAAGAGCGACAAGCTCGGGTACGTCGCCGCGTTCCCCGTTCCCGAACTCAAGCGGCACATCAGCGCCTTCGCGCTCGGCGCCCGCGCCGTGAACCCCAAGGCGACCGTCAGCGTCAAGTGGATCAACGCGTGGTTCGACCCCAACAAGGCCCGCGAAGCCGCCGAGGCCCTCATCAGCGAGGGGGCAGGCGCCCTGGCCTTCACGGAAGACACCGCGACCGTCGTGCAGACCGCCGCCGCGCGCAAGATCCCGTCCTTCGCCCACTACTCCCCCATGTACAAGTTCGCGCCCGACTACGTCGTCAGCGGCCAGCTCGTCCACTGGGAGCGCATCTACATCGACTTCCTGACCAAGGTCCGCACCGGCACGTACACTACCAAGAACCTCCAGAAGGTCGACTACTGGAACCTGCTGCGCGGCGGCAGCGTCGAACTCGGCGCGCAGGACGGCATGGCCATCAACCCCAAATGGGTCCCCGCGCTGAAAGCCAAGACCATCACCGTCGCCGGCAAGAAAACCACCGTGTACGACCGCGTCATGGCCCTCAAGACCGACATGGAGAAGGGCGGCAAGTTCGACCCCTTCACCGGCCCCCTCAAAGACCGCAACGGCATCCTGCGCGTCCCCGCCGGGAAGGTCGCCAGCATCGCCGACCTGAACAACATGGCCTGGGTCGCCCAGGGCGTCACCGGACAGGTCGCCGACGAACCCAAGAAGTGA